TAGAAAAGAGCCGAAACTTATAAATTGGTTATTTTTAACACAATGGAGAGTTTGATCCTGGCTCAGGATGAACGCTGGCGGTATGCCTAACACATGCAAGTCGAACGGAGTTCTTCGGAACTTAGTGGCGGACGGGTGAGTAACACGTGAGAACCTACCTTCAGAATGGGGACAACAGTTGGAAACGACTGCTAATACCCAATGTGCCGAAAGGTGAAAGATTTATCGTCTGAAGATGGGCTCGCGTCTGATTAGCTAGATGGTGGGGTAAGAGCCTACCATGGCAACGATCAGTAGCTGGTCTGAGAGGATGAGCAGCCACACTGGGACTGAGACACGGCCCAGACTCCTACGGGAGGCAGCAGTGGGGAATTTTCCGCAATGGGCGAAAGCCTGACGGAGCAATACCGCGTGAGGGAGGAAGGTCCTTGGATTGTAAACCTCTTTTATCAGGGAAGAAGTTCTGACGGTACCTGATGAATAAGCATCGGCTAACTCCGTGCCAGCAGCCGCGGTAATACGGAGGATGCAAGCGTTATCCGGAATTATTGGGCGTAAAGCGTCCGTAGGTGGTTATGCAAGTCTGCCGTTAAAGAATGGAGCTTAACTCCATAGGAGCGGTGGAAACTGCAAGACTAGAGTACAGTAGGGGTAGCAGGAATTCCCAGTGTAGCGGTGAAATGCGTAGATATTGGGAAGAACATCGGTGGCGAAAGCGTGCTACTGGGCTGAAACTGACACTGAGGGACGAAAGCTAGGGTAGCGAAAGGGATTAGATACCCCTGTAGTCCTAGCCGTAAACGATGGATACTAGGCGTGGCTTGTATCGACCCGAGCCGTGCCGAAGCTAACGCGTTAAGTATCCCGCCTGGGGAGTACGCACGCAAGTGTGAAACTCAAAGGAATTGACGGGGGCCCGCACAAGCGGTGGAGTATGTGGTTTAATTCGATGCAACGCGAAGAACCTTACCAAGGCTTGACATCCCTGGAATCCTGCGGAAACGTGGGAGTGCCTTAGGGAGCCAGGAGACAGGTGGTGCATGGCTGTCGTCAGCTCGTGTCGTGAGATGTTGGGTTAAGTCCCGCAACGAGCGCAACCCTCGTTTTTAGTTGCCATCATTAAGTTGGGCACTCTAGAGAGACTGCCGGTGACAAACCGGAGGAAGGTGGGGATGACGTCAAGTCATCATGCCCCTTACGCCTTGGGCTACACACGTACTACAATGGTCGGGACAACGGGCAGCGAGCTCGCGAGAGTAAGCGAATCCCATCAAACCCGGCCTCAGTTCAGATTGCAGGCTGCAACTCGCCTGCATGAAGGAGGAATCGCTAGTAATCGCAGGTCAGAATACTGCGGTGAATTCGTTCCCGGGCCTTGTACACACCGCCCGTCACACCATGGGAGCTGGTCACGCCCGAAGTCGTTACTCTAACCTTAGGGAGGAGGGCGCCGAAGGCAGGGCTAGTGACTGGGGTGAAGTCGTAACAAGGTAGCCGTACCGGAAGGTGTGGCTGGATCACCTCCTTTAAGGGAGACCTTTACCCCTTCATCTTGAAAGCAAAGTGCAAATAGAGAGAAGTTGGTCAACCAAAAGGTCGAGCAAGGGATTAACCGAGAGGTTAAAGAGTAGAAGTCTTTCAAACTATTGCCTAGGCGAGGTAAAAGGCAAGGGCTATTAGCTCAGCTGGTTAGAGCGCACCCCTGATAAGGGTGAGGTCTCTGGTTCAAGTCCAGAATGGCCCACCTAACCAAAAAAGCCAAAGAGAAGGATAAACCCTTCAGCATCCTGTCTGATGAGAGTCAGAGGGAATGCTGGATGTAAGTCCAGTAAGGACCTTGAAAACTGCATAAAGAAAAGAGAAAGCAGGGAAAATCTTGCTCTTCCTAACCGTTTTGATGTTAACCACAAGGCTTTTGGCTGAGTGTGAGACTGAAGGGCGGTGAAGGTAGGGGGAAAGATGATCCTAGTTAGCAAAAAGAAGATCTTAAAAAGGTCAAGCTACAAAGGGCTAACGGTGGATACCTTGGCACACAGAGGCGAAGAAGGACGTGGTTACCGACGAAACGCTTCGGGGAGCTGGAAACAAGCATTGATCCGGAGGTGTCCGAATGGGGCAACCCAAGTGAACTACCCGCTGAATAAAATAGGCGGGAGAGAGCAAACCTAGTGAACTGAAACATCTTAGTAGCTAGAGGAAAAGAAAACAAAAGTGATTCTCCAAGTAGCGGCGAGCGAACGGGGAACAGCCTAAACCAATCTTTTCGAAGATTGGGGTCGTGGGACAGCAACGTGGACTGAGTAGATTAGACGAAGCAGCTGAAAACTGCACCAGAGGAGGTGAAAGTCCTGTAGTCGAAAATTGAATCAGCCTAGCTGTATCCCGAGTAGGTCGGAGCTCGTGGAATTCCGATTGAATCAGCCGGGACCACCCGGTAAGGCTAAATACTACTGTGTGACCGATAGCGTAAAGTACCGCGAGGGAAAGGTGAAAAGAACCCCGTTGAGGGGAGTGAAATAGAACATGAAACCGTTAGCCTACAAGCAATGGGAGCTCGATTAAACGAGTGACCGTGTGCCTGTTGAAGAATGAGCCGGCGACTTACAGGTTGTGGCAGGTTAAGGTGTGTTGCACCGAAGCCAAAGTGAAAGCGAGCCTGAATAGGGCGTTAGTCACAATTTGTAGACCCGAACCCGGGTGATCTAACCATGGCCAGGATGAAGCTTAGGTAACACTAAGTGGAGGTCCGAACCGACTAATGTTGAAAAATTAGCGGATGAGCTGTGGTTAGGGGTGAAATGCCAATCGAACCCGGAGCTAGCTGGTTCTCCCCGAAATGTGTTTAGGCGCAGCGGTTGTAAAGTCAACTTGGGGGGTAAAGCACTGTTTCGCTGCGGGCGGCGAGAGCTGTACCAAAGTGAGGCAAACTCAGAATACCCAAGAAGAAACGACCAGTAAGACGGTGGGGGATAAGCTTCATCGTCGAAAGGGAAACAGCCCAGACCACCAGCTAAGGTCCCCAAATCATCACTAAGTGAGAAAGGAGGTGGGAGTGCATTGACAACCAGGAGGTTTGCCTAGAAGCAGCAATCCTTAAAAGAGTGCGTAATAGCTCACTGGTCAAGCGCTCCTGCGCCGAAAATGAACGGGGCTAAGTGATGTACCGAAGCTGTGGACTCAGATATGAGTGGTAGGGGAGCGTTCTGTATAGGGTGAAGCACTAGCGGCAAGCAGGTGTGGACAGTACAGAAGTGAGAATGTCGGCTTGAGTAGCGAAAATATGGGTGAGAATCCCATACCCCGAAATCCTAAGGGTTCCTCCGGAAGGCTCGTCCGCGGAGGGTTAGTCAGGACCTAAGGCGAGGCCGAGAGGCGTAGTCGATGGACAACCGGTCAATATTCCGGTACTGATTATAGATTGTGGCGGGGGACGGAGAAGGCTAGTGCAACTGGAAGTTGGTTACCAGTCCAAGCATTCGAGGCGATGAGAGACGGCGAAAACGTCTTGAGCAGAGGTGTGATGGGGAGTCTCTACGGAGACGAAGTGCATGATGTCAAGCTTCCAAGAAAAGCCCGAACCACGTTAATTTATAGTCACCTGTACCCGAAACCGACACAGGTAGGAAGGTAGAGAATACTAAGGGGCGCGAGGTAACTCTCTCTAAGGAACTCGGCAAAATTACCCCGTAACTTCGGGAGAAGGGGTGCCTCCAGCAATGGAGGTCGCAGTGAATAGGCCCAGGCGACTGTTTACCAAAAACACAGGTCTCCGCAAAGTCGTAAGACGCAGTATGGGGGCTGACGCCTGCCCAGTGCCGGAAGGTTAAGGAAGTTGGTCAGGGAGTAATCCTGAAGCTAGCGACTGAAGCCCCGGTGAACGGCGGCCGTAACTATAACGGTCCTAAGGTAGCGAAATTCCTTGTCGGGTAAGTTCCGACCCGCACGAAAGGCGTAACGATCTGGGCACTGTCTCGGAGAGAGGCTCGGCGAAATAGGATTGTCTGTGAAGATACGGACTCCCTGCACCTGGACAGAAAGACCCTATGAAGCTTTACTGTAGCTTGGAATTGGGTTCGGGCTTTGCTTGCGCAGGATAGGTGGGAGACTATGAAGTTGCTCTTGTGGGAGTAATGGAGTCAACGGTGAGATACCACTCTGGTGAGGCTAGAATTCTAACTTGTTCCCGTTATCCGGGAGAAGGACAATTTCAGGTGGGCAGTTTGACTGGGGCGGTCGCCTCCTAAAAGGTAACGGAGGCGCGCAAAGGTTTCCTCAGGCTGGTTGGAAATCAGCCGAAGAGTGTAAAAGCAGAAGGAAGCTTGACTGTGAGACTGACAAGTCAAACAGGGACGAAAGTCGGCTTTAGTGATCCGACGGCACTGAGTGGAAGGGCCGTCGCTCAACGGATAAAAGTTACTCTAGGGATAACAGGCTGATCTCCGCCAAGAGTTCACATCGACGCGGAGGTTTGGCACCTCGATGTCGGCTCATCGCAACCTGGGGCGGTAGTACGTCCCAAGGGTTGGGCTGTTCGCCCATTAAAGCGGTACGTGAGCTGGGTTCAGAACGTCGTGAGACAGTTCGGTCCATATCCGGTGTAGGCGTAAGAGTATTGAGAGGAGACTTCCTTAGTACGAGAGGACCGGGAAGTACGCACCTCTGGTGTACCTGTTATCGTGCCAACGGTAAACGCAGGGTAGCCAAGTGCGGAGTGGATAACCGCTGAAAGCATCTAAGTGGGAAGCCCACCTCAAGATGAGTACTCTCATGGTGTTAAGCCAGTAAGGTCACGGGAAGACTACCCGTTGATAGGCTCTAGATGGAAGTCCAGTAATGGATGAAGTCGAGGAGTACTAATAGACCGAGGGCTTGACCTTTATTCTTCATTTTTCTTTCTCTTTTCTTGTGCAGTCTTCTGGGTTTCTTCTCAGCAAAACCCAAAAATCTTTCTTGGTGTCTTTAGCGTCATGGAACCACTCCGATCCCATCCCGCACTCGGTTGTGAAATGTGACAGCGGCGACGATACTCTGGGGGTTGCCCCACGGCACAATAGTCCGATGCCAAGTTCCTCTTTCTTCAAACCCCCCAACGAGTAGTTGGAGGGTTTCGCTTTTGGCGCTGATGGGCTGATGGAATGATAAACATGGATAGTTGGCAGAAATAGGGTTTTCTTTCCTGTGCCATTGCTTGATAATGGTGTTAGGAGATGGCTATATGGTTAACTTAGCGATTTTCGTTGATTTATTCCTAGATAGGTATAAAGACTGTGGTAATTCCAACCCTTAAGGCACCCAATCGTAATGGACGAGCAAGCATTATTGTGAATGCCAAGGTGAAGCAGGAGGGTCGCTTAATTGCGGCTTCCCCTGTGACGGAAAGAATGGTCAATGCTTTGAAGGAATCGATCGCCGGTTGTTCCCCGGAAACGATTATTGAGACAGTGGCGGTGGCTAGTTTATGGTCGGATCAGGCCCAGCAACAAACCCAAATGGGGGGGCGAATTTACTGCCCGTTGACAATTCAGTTACCCCATTGGTTGGATTTTCCGGGACAAAGTATCTACCAGGCATGTCAGGAAATTAATGCCCGCCGTCAGTGGGTGAGCCAACAGCTTAATTTGCCTTTGTGTAGTGATGATAATTGGTTGGGGGATCATTGGTTACCGATTATTGTGACGGTCAATGGTATACAATTCTTACCTCTAATTTATGAGGGGATGATGCCCAATGCCTATGAGATGGTGTCCTGGGATTTACCCCCCTACCAACGCTACCAAAGTAGTTTAGAGAATTTGGCCCAGGCTTTGCTCAAGGAGCTAAAGGCTCCGCCAGCGGTTTATTTGCTACAGTTTAGCCTTGCCCAAGGATTATTATTTGACCGCCTTTGGCCATTTCCAGCGGCGCCGGCCATTGCCACCATTAACCACGGCCACGCCAATCTGTACACTTACCATTGGTGTTGTTTAAATAATCTGCCCCTACCGACTGGTTTGGACGATCGCCAACCCCAACAATTACTGAGCCTTTGACCATGCCCCAACCCATTACCCCCCAACCAGGGCAGGAGTCGGTGTGGGACTATCCCCGTCCCCCCAGAGTTGAAGCTTCTAGCCAAAGGGTCGTGGTCGTTTGTGAGGGGATCACCATTGCCGACAGTTGCTTGACCCAACGGGTGTTAGAGACAAGCCATCCACCGGTTTACTACTTTCCTCGCCAGGATGTCCGGACTGAGTATCTGGATATATCTACTAGACATTCCTATTGTGAATGGAAAGGGGAGGCTGGTTATTATCATTTCAGTTTAGGCGATCGCCGGCGAGATAACGTGGCCTGGTTTTACCCCACTCCCAATCCCAGTTTTAGTGCTATCAAAGATTACATAGCCTTTTACCCCAGTAAAATGGATGCTTGCTATGTGCATGACGAATTGGTCACTGCCCAGCCAGGGGATTTTTATGGGGGTTGGATTACAACCAAAATTGTTGGCCCTTTTAAAGGAGGCATTGGCACTTGGGGTTGGCGATTAGCCAGTCGATGCAGGGGCTGGTTGCAGCGGAGAGCAATATTTCGTTAGATTACCGAAAAGCACCCGATTGCTGTTGCAATTAACCATGGCCAAGTCCCATTCTTCTGGTTTGACAGTGCGTTGGCACCATGCGTTGGCGGAAATTCCCCAACCCCAGTGGGACCGTTTAGCCGTCCCCCTACAAACCCCCTTTCTCGAATGGCATTGGCTCAATAACTTAGAAACTTCCGGCAGTGCTGTCCGTAATACTGGCTGGCAGCCTTGTCATCTGACTGTATGGCAGGGGGAAACTCTACTAGGAGCAGCGGCTTTATATCTTAAAGGCCATAGTTACGGAGAATTTGTTTTTGATCATCAATGGGCCGATTTGGCGCAACGACTGGGCATTGACTATTATCCAAAGTTGTTGGGTATGGCTCCCTTTACCCCCGCCGAAGGCTATCGTTTTTTAATTGACCCTGAAGCTAATGAATCTTTGGTCACCCAGATTATGGTGGAAGCCATCGACCATTTTTGCCAAACCAATCAAATTTCCGGCTGTAATTTTTTGTTTGTCGATCGCCAATGGCAAAAGCAAATGGAAAGTTTAGGTTTTACTAGTTGGTTGCACCATAGTTATATCTGGCAAAATCAAAATTTTCAAGATTTTGACGATTATTTGCAAATTTTTAATGCCAATCAACGGCGTAATATTAAACGAGAACGAAAAGCGGTGCAAAAGGCTGGCTTACGCATTCAAGTTTTACAAGGAAATCAAATTCCCCATCATTTTTTTCCTGCAATTTATCGTTTTTATAGTAATACCTGTGACAAATTCTATTGGGGTAGTAAATACCTCACTAAAAAGTTCTTTCAGTCTTTGTACGAAGATTACCGGGCTAGGGTAGTTTTGGTGCTAGCCTTTCCAGAGCATGATGATCAACATCCCGTTGGTTTATCTTTCTGTTTACGCAAAGGCGATCGCCTCTATGGTCGCTACTGGGGAAGCCTAGCAGATTATGATTGTCTGCACTTTGAAGCTTGTTATTACCAACCCATTCAATGGGCCATTGGGGAAAACATTCAACTATTTGATCCAGGGGCAGGGGGACGCCACAAACGCCGTCGAGGTTTTCCCGCCACAGCTAACTACAGTTTGCATCGTTTCTATCACCCCAAAATGCAACAAATTTTGCAAATCTACATCGATGAAATTAATGCCATGGAGCAGGCAGAAATTGATGCCATTAACCAGGATTTGCCCTTTAGTAGAAAGGAGGTTAGTTTGGCATTAGAACAATAAAAGCTGACTCAATTATCCTGCTCACAAGACTGACAAAATAGCTCTCTTCTATTGGGAGAGTATCATTTCTACCAAATCTTCTGGAGCTTTAGCAACTTGATAAAAAAGACAACAGCAGTGGAAGGCAAATTACTCCTAGGAGAAATTTGCCGAGTTGATAGTAAACCTTGATCAACTCAAATAGAGTTAGAATGCGGAACCCGGGACTTGAACCCGGAAGTCCTTACGAACACTAGAACCTGAATCTAGCGCGTCTACCAATTCCGCCAGTTCCGCTTGCGGTGGTTTTGCTTACCGAAAGACCATCATCCCCCAGGATTGACTGGAAGTCAACAGGCTTTTGTCAAGAAATAATAGCGGCTTAATTTTTTTGATACCATGGGGAACTGCCGACTTTTCCCCGGCCCTATCCCGAAATCACCATGGCATTAATCGTTCAAAAATTTGGCGGCACTTCCGTTGGCACTGTGGAGCGTATTCAAGCGGTGGCCCAACGCATTAAACGAACTGTGCAGGGAGGCAACTCCCTGGTGGTGGTGGTGTCGGCCATGGGAAAAAGCACCGATGTGTTAGTGGATTTAGCCCAACAGATTTCCCCCAATCCCTGTCGCCGGGAGATGGATATGTTACTTTCCACCGGGGAACAGGTATCCATTGCTTTGCTGAGTTTAGCCTTGCAGGAAATAGACCAGCCCGCCATTTCCCTCACCGGAGCCCAGGTGGGCATCGTCACCGAGGCCGAACATAGCCGGGCCCGCATTCTAGAAATTCGTCCCGATCGCCTGGAGCACCATTTAAGGGAAGGGAAAGTGGTGGTAGTGGCTGGTTTCCAGGGCATCAGTAGCGTAGAACATCTAGAAATTACTACCCTGGGACGGGGCGGCTCAGACACCTCTGCCGTGGCCCTGGCGGCGGCATTGAAAGCGGATTTTTGCGAAATTTACACCGACGTACCGGGTATTCTCACCACTGATCCCCGTTTAGTGCCGGAAGCCCAACTGATGGCGGAAATCACCTGTGACGAGATGTTGGAATTAGCCAGTCTGGGGGCGAAAGTACTCCATCCCCGGGCGGTGGAAATTGCCCGCAATTATGGCATTCCCTTGGTGGTGCGTTCCAGTTGGAGTGATGAACCGGGCACAAAAGTAGTGGCTCCCCCGGTGCAAAACCGTTCCCTGGTAGGGCTTGAAATTGCCAAGGCAGTGGATGGGGTGGAATACGACGCCGATCAAGCCAAAGTCGCTCTGTTGCGAGTGCCCGATCGCCCTGGGGTGGCATCAAAATTATTTCGGGATATTGCCCAACAACAGGTGGACATTGATTTAATTATTCAATCCATCCATGACGGCAACAGTAATGACATTGCTTTCACTGTTGTCAAAGATTTACTCAATACAGCGGAAGCCGTTACCAGCGCCATTGCCCCGGCCCTACGCAGTTACCCCGAAGCGGATCAGGAAGCGGAAATTATTGTCGAAAAAGGCATCGCTAAAATTGCCATTGCCGGAGCCGGTATGATCGGTCGTCCTGGCATCGCCGCCAAAATGTTCAAAACTTTGGCCGATGTGGGGGTCAACATTGAAATGATTTCCACTTCGGAAGTGAAAGTTAGTTGTGTTATTGATCAACGGGACGCAGACCGGGCGATCGCCGCTTTATCCAATGCTTTTGGGGTAACTTTATCTCCGCCGAAAAACCAAACGGACACTTCCCATTTACCAGCGGTGCGGGGGGTAGCCCTGGACCAAGACCAGGCCCAAATTGCCATTCGCCACGTACCCGATCGCCCTGGCATGGCAGCCCAACTGTTCACCGCCCTAGCAGAAGCCAACATCAGTGTGGACATGATTATCCAATCCCAACGCTGTCGCATTAATCAAGGCACCCCCTGCCGGGACATTGCTTTTATGGTGGCGGAAGGGGATAGCAGTCAGGCTGAGGCGATTTTGCAACCCCTGATCAAAGATTGGCTCGATGCGGCCATAGTTGTGAACAAAGCCATTGCCAAAGTCAGCATTGTCGGTTCCGGCATGATTGGCCATCCGGGGGTGGCGGCCCACTTCTTTGCTGCCCTGGCCCAGGAAAATATCAACATTGAAATGATTGCCACGTCGGAAATCAAAATCAGTTGTGTGGTGCCCCAGGATCGGGGAGTGGATGCTTTGAAAGCTGCCCACAGCGCCTTTAACTTAGCTGGCACGAAAACCGTCACTGTTCCAGCTTAGATCCTACTTTTCAAACACTCTTTAAAGGATTAAAAGAATATCTTTACTTTACGATTCACTTACCCTATCTATGAATGCTTTGAACTACTGGCTGAGCTGATCAGTCAAGTCGGAGTTCTGCTTACTTCTCGCCCCGTTAGCCAAAATACAAAATAACATTAACGTATAGTCTTAACCATTATTAGACGATTCAAATACAAATGACCAGAAATGTCCAGTTTGAAATCGCACTCTCCTTCGCAGGCGAAGATAGAGAATACGTTGATCGCGTCGCCAATCTTTTGCGTGAGGCTGGTGTAACTGTTTTCTATGACATTTTTGAAGAAGCCAATCTCTGGGGCAAAAACCTCTACGACTATCTTTCTGAGATTTATCAGGATAAGGCATTATTTACAATAATGTTCATTTCGGAACACTATTCAAGAAAGATGTGGACAAACCACGAACGGCAGGCAATGCAAGCTCGGGCCTTCCAAGAGCACCAGGAGTACATTCTTCCTGCACGCTTTGATGAAACCCCTATTCCGAGCGTCCTCCCAACAGTTGGCTATATTTCACTTCGAAGCAAGACACCCGAGGAATTCGTCGAAACAATCAAGCAAAAACTTATCGCTACTGGAAGAACAGTGCCATCCGCTTCGCTCAGGCGGGACTTCTTCACATTTGAAACCATTCTACGGCGTGAGCCAATCCATGCCACAGTCACCGTTATTGACTCCTCAGAGAAGCCGGTCGCATCCGCAATCGTTGTAGCAATCGCAGACAACAACACAACTAAGCAAGCTCAAACAGATCACTCAGGCATTGCCAAACTTGACATACCAACACGTCGGAAATACCAGTTGTTAGTCGCACATCCACAGTATCCCGGATCCATAGTTTCAACTTGGGATCCAGGATATGATATTCGAATAGTTGTGACTACAGTAGAGAATACAGGCTCAGTAATCTGCCATAGTACCTGCCACATTCCGGGTTTAGAGGGCCGCCTTAATCCAATACTCGATACCGGCTTTCGTAAGTATCTGTACGCCGACAACATCGCTATCGACGGCGGCAAACAACAACCGGCACACTTCGAGATAGACTCCCCAATTGAATTAGAAGACTCGAACGGCCTAGTTATGCTAGTGCGGGTACTTCACATACAGGGCAGAACATCGCTCATCCAATATGTACGACCCTGCAACGCCTAACGCGCCTTGCACGATTTTTTGGAAATTTGCCCGAGTTTTGGTTAAATGCACAACATTCAGTCGATTTATGGGATGTGGCCCAGGCAAGTGAGGAAGATATTTCCAAAATTCGGCCACTCAACGTTGTCTGATTTTTTCATTGCCTTCATGCCAAAATTTAGGGAGTGGTTTATCCACAAACCTTTTTCCTGCGACTTAAACCTTTCCGTTTTTCCATCACCATGACCCACACCGCCGTTGCCAATCCGCTCCTTCAAGGCCGGGACTTGCCTGCCTTTGACAAAATTCAACCCACCGATGTGGAGCCCGCAGTGACTACCCTGGTGCAGGAATTAGAAGCCCAATTAACTGAGTTAGAAAAATCTGTGCAGCCCACCTGGGAAGGATTGGTGGAACCTCTGACGGCCCTGGAAGAAAAACTGAGTTGGACCTGGGGCACCGTTTCCCATTTGATGGGGGTGAAAAATAGCCCCGAATTGCGCCATGGCTTTGAACAAGTGCAACCGTTAGTGGTAGGTTTCATTAGTCGGTTGGGGCAGAGTCGTCCCCTTTATGAAGCCTTTGTGGCCCTGCGGGATAGCGCTGAATGGGGAAATCTAGAACCAGCCCAGCAACGGATTGTGGAAAGTAATATCCGGGAAGCGGAACTAGGGGGCGTAGGTTTAACGGGGGAAAAACGGGACAGGTTTAACGCCATTCAATTGGAATTAGCGGAACTGGCCACCAAATTTTCCAATAACGTGTTGGATGCCAGCCAAGCGTTTGAGTTGAAACTGACCACCAAGGAAGAAATTGCCGGCTTGCCACCGAGTTTATTGGCTTTAGCCGCCCAAACTGCCCAACAGAAAGGGGAAGACAATGCTACTCCCGAGGAGGGCCCCTGGCTAATTACCTTGGACTATCCTAGCTATCTTCCTTTTATGAAATATAGCCAACGGGAGGATCTGCGGGAAAAGGTTTACCGGGCGTTTATTCGTCGGGCAGCGGATGGGCAGTGGGATAACCATCCCTTAATTGAGAGAATTTTGGCGCTACGGTTGGAAAAAGCCCAGTTGCTAGGTTTTGAAACCTATGCAGAGTTAAGTTTGTCCCGCAAAATGGCCCCCAATGTGGCCGCAGTGGAAAAACTGTTGGAGGAGTTACGGGTTCCCAGTTATAAGGCGGCGGAGCAGGAATTTGCCGATCTACAGAAATTTGCTGGGGTGGAAGAGCTACACCATTGGGATACGGCCTATTGGTCAGAACGGCAACGGGAACAGGAATTTGATTTTGATGCGGAGGCTCTGCGGCCCTATTTCCCCCTACCCCAGGTACTGGAAGGATTATTTGCCTTGGCTAAGCGACTATTTGGGGTCACCATTCAAGCCAGTGAAGAAGAGGTTCCTGTTTGGCACCCGGATGTGCAATTTTTCCGAGTGTTGGATGAATCGGGCACGGCGATCGCCAGTTTTTATTTAGATGCCTACAGTCGGCCGGCGGAAAAACGGGGCGGTGCCTGGATGGCGGATTGCTTAAACCGGGGTCAGGAATTAATCAATGGGCAAAAATCCCTACGTTTGCCAGTAGCTTATCTAATTTGTAACCAAACGCCGCCGGTGGGGGATCAGCCCAGCCTGATGACTTTTTACGAAGTGACTACCCTGTTCCATGAATTTGGCCATGGGTTGCAGCATTTACTAACCACCGTTAATTACAGCGGTGCGGCGGGCATCAATAATGTGGAATGGGATGCGGTGGAACTGCCCAGTCAGTTTATGGAAAATTGGTGCTATGACCCCACCACCCTGTTTAGTTTGGCCAAGCATTACCAAACCGGGGAGACTTTGCCCCAGGCGGAATACGAAAAAATCCTCGCCACCCGCAACTTTATGACCGGCTCTGCCATGCTCCGGCAGATTAACTTCAGCCTGCTGGATTTAGAACTACACCACCGTTACCGTCCCGACGGCCCGGAAACCATTGAGCAAATTGGCGATCGCCTGGCGAAAATCACCACCATTTTGCCTCCCCTGCCGGAAAATGCTTTCCTCTGCTCCTTTGGCCACATCTTTGCCGGGGGCTATGCCGCCGGTTACTACAGCTATAAATGGGCGGAAGTACTCAGTGCCGATGCCTTTGCCGCCTTTGAGGAGGTGGGCTTAGACAATGAAGCTGCGGTGCAAACTACGGGTAAACGTTTTCGAGAAACGGTGTTGGCCTTGGGGGGAAGCTTAGCGCCCGCAGTGGTCTTTGAAAAATTCCGGGGGCGACAACCGCAAACTGCTCCGCTGTTGCGTCATAACGGTTTGTTACCCAGTGCAACCTGATCAATTGCCCGATTGATGAATTGAGCAATGAACCCTAGCAACTCCCCTATCTCCCCGACTTAGCCATAGGATTCGGTGGAGTTGGGGGTTCAAGGTATAATTCTGAAT
The genomic region above belongs to Synechocystis sp. PCC 6803 substr. PCC-P and contains:
- a CDS encoding DUF427 domain-containing protein — encoded protein: MPQPITPQPGQESVWDYPRPPRVEASSQRVVVVCEGITIADSCLTQRVLETSHPPVYYFPRQDVRTEYLDISTRHSYCEWKGEAGYYHFSLGDRRRDNVAWFYPTPNPSFSAIKDYIAFYPSKMDACYVHDELVTAQPGDFYGGWITTKIVGPFKGGIGTWGWRLASRCRGWLQRRAIFR
- a CDS encoding GNAT family N-acetyltransferase — protein: MAKSHSSGLTVRWHHALAEIPQPQWDRLAVPLQTPFLEWHWLNNLETSGSAVRNTGWQPCHLTVWQGETLLGAAALYLKGHSYGEFVFDHQWADLAQRLGIDYYPKLLGMAPFTPAEGYRFLIDPEANESLVTQIMVEAIDHFCQTNQISGCNFLFVDRQWQKQMESLGFTSWLHHSYIWQNQNFQDFDDYLQIFNANQRRNIKRERKAVQKAGLRIQVLQGNQIPHHFFPAIYRFYSNTCDKFYWGSKYLTKKFFQSLYEDYRARVVLVLAFPEHDDQHPVGLSFCLRKGDRLYGRYWGSLADYDCLHFEACYYQPIQWAIGENIQLFDPGAGGRHKRRRGFPATANYSLHRFYHPKMQQILQIYIDEINAMEQAEIDAINQDLPFSRKEVSLALEQ
- a CDS encoding aspartate kinase — protein: MALIVQKFGGTSVGTVERIQAVAQRIKRTVQGGNSLVVVVSAMGKSTDVLVDLAQQISPNPCRREMDMLLSTGEQVSIALLSLALQEIDQPAISLTGAQVGIVTEAEHSRARILEIRPDRLEHHLREGKVVVVAGFQGISSVEHLEITTLGRGGSDTSAVALAAALKADFCEIYTDVPGILTTDPRLVPEAQLMAEITCDEMLELASLGAKVLHPRAVEIARNYGIPLVVRSSWSDEPGTKVVAPPVQNRSLVGLEIAKAVDGVEYDADQAKVALLRVPDRPGVASKLFRDIAQQQVDIDLIIQSIHDGNSNDIAFTVVKDLLNTAEAVTSAIAPALRSYPEADQEAEIIVEKGIAKIAIAGAGMIGRPGIAAKMFKTLADVGVNIEMISTSEVKVSCVIDQRDADRAIAALSNAFGVTLSPPKNQTDTSHLPAVRGVALDQDQAQIAIRHVPDRPGMAAQLFTALAEANISVDMIIQSQRCRINQGTPCRDIAFMVAEGDSSQAEAILQPLIKDWLDAAIVVNKAIAKVSIVGSGMIGHPGVAAHFFAALAQENINIEMIATSEIKISCVVPQDRGVDALKAAHSAFNLAGTKTVTVPA
- a CDS encoding toll/interleukin-1 receptor domain-containing protein; amino-acid sequence: MTRNVQFEIALSFAGEDREYVDRVANLLREAGVTVFYDIFEEANLWGKNLYDYLSEIYQDKALFTIMFISEHYSRKMWTNHERQAMQARAFQEHQEYILPARFDETPIPSVLPTVGYISLRSKTPEEFVETIKQKLIATGRTVPSASLRRDFFTFETILRREPIHATVTVIDSSEKPVASAIVVAIADNNTTKQAQTDHSGIAKLDIPTRRKYQLLVAHPQYPGSIVSTWDPGYDIRIVVTTVENTGSVICHSTCHIPGLEGRLNPILDTGFRKYLYADNIAIDGGKQQPAHFEIDSPIELEDSNGLVMLVRVLHIQGRTSLIQYVRPCNA
- a CDS encoding M3 family metallopeptidase yields the protein MTHTAVANPLLQGRDLPAFDKIQPTDVEPAVTTLVQELEAQLTELEKSVQPTWEGLVEPLTALEEKLSWTWGTVSHLMGVKNSPELRHGFEQVQPLVVGFISRLGQSRPLYEAFVALRDSAEWGNLEPAQQRIVESNIREAELGGVGLTGEKRDRFNAIQLELAELATKFSNNVLDASQAFELKLTTKEEIAGLPPSLLALAAQTAQQKGEDNATPEEGPWLITLDYPSYLPFMKYSQREDLREKVYRAFIRRAADGQWDNHPLIERILALRLEKAQLLGFETYAELSLSRKMAPNVAAVEKLLEELRVPSYKAAEQEFADLQKFAGVEELHHWDTAYWSERQREQEFDFDAEALRPYFPLPQVLEGLFALAKRLFGVTIQASEEEVPVWHPDVQFFRVLDESGTAIASFYLDAYSRPAEKRGGAWMADCLNRGQELINGQKSLRLPVAYLICNQTPPVGDQPSLMTFYEVTTLFHEFGHGLQHLLTTVNYSGAAGINNVEWDAVELPSQFMENWCYDPTTLFSLAKHYQTGETLPQAEYEKILATRNFMTGSAMLRQINFSLLDLELHHRYRPDGPETIEQIGDRLAKITTILPPLPENAFLCSFGHIFAGGYAAGYYSYKWAEVLSADAFAAFEEVGLDNEAAVQTTGKRFRETVLALGGSLAPAVVFEKFRGRQPQTAPLLRHNGLLPSAT